One genomic region from Solwaraspora sp. WMMD792 encodes:
- a CDS encoding FAD-dependent oxidoreductase → MTEHGCDILVVGGGLGGVAAALGALRAGRTVLLTEEHDWLGGQLTSQAVPPDEHSWVERFGVTASYRALRDGIRAYYRRHYPLTEAARAHPELNPGGGHVSRLCHEPRVAVAVIEAMLAPYRGSGQLRVLQPYRPVAADTDGDRVTAVTVAHRDGGGEITLTAPYVLDATETGELLPLTGTEYVTGFESRADTGEPSAPDVADPTNMQAVSVCFAIDHVDGDHTVDRPARYGFWRDYQPPFWGDRMLSWRSPNPRTLQIGQRSFTPNPDDDPLAVVADQRLSPGDGNLWTFRRIAARRMFRPGAYASDICLVNWPMIDYFESPVIDVPDPAHHLAAARELSRSVLYWLQTEAPRPDGGTGFPGLRLRGDVTGGTDGLAQAPYIRESRRIRAEYTVVEQDLSLAVRGDKGAVRYPDPVGVGMYRIDLHPSTGGDNYVDVAACPFEIPLGALLPQRMRNLLPAGKNIGTTHITNGAYRLHPVEWNVGEVAGALAAYCLDRRVEPHTVRADTDLLADFSAQLDAAGVERRWPDVTGY, encoded by the coding sequence GTGACGGAACACGGCTGCGACATCCTGGTCGTCGGCGGCGGACTCGGCGGGGTCGCCGCCGCGCTCGGTGCGCTGCGCGCCGGCCGGACGGTGCTGCTCACCGAGGAACACGACTGGCTCGGCGGGCAGCTGACCAGTCAGGCCGTCCCGCCGGACGAGCACTCCTGGGTGGAACGGTTCGGGGTCACCGCCAGCTACCGCGCGCTGCGCGACGGCATCCGGGCCTACTACCGGCGGCACTACCCGCTGACCGAGGCGGCCCGTGCCCACCCCGAACTGAACCCTGGCGGGGGTCACGTCAGCCGGCTCTGCCACGAGCCCCGGGTGGCCGTCGCGGTCATCGAGGCGATGCTGGCGCCGTACCGGGGATCCGGACAGCTGCGGGTACTGCAGCCGTACCGACCGGTGGCCGCCGACACCGACGGCGACCGGGTCACCGCGGTCACCGTCGCACACCGCGACGGTGGCGGCGAGATCACCCTGACCGCGCCGTACGTGCTGGACGCGACGGAGACCGGTGAACTGCTGCCACTGACCGGAACCGAGTACGTCACCGGCTTCGAGTCGCGGGCCGACACCGGCGAACCCAGCGCCCCGGACGTGGCCGACCCCACCAACATGCAGGCCGTGTCGGTGTGCTTCGCCATCGACCACGTCGACGGCGACCATACTGTCGACCGGCCGGCCCGGTACGGGTTCTGGCGCGACTACCAGCCGCCGTTCTGGGGCGACCGGATGCTGTCGTGGCGCTCACCCAACCCCCGTACCCTGCAGATCGGGCAGCGCAGCTTCACCCCGAACCCCGACGACGACCCGCTCGCCGTCGTCGCCGACCAGCGGCTCAGCCCTGGCGACGGCAACCTGTGGACGTTCCGGCGGATCGCGGCGCGTCGGATGTTCCGCCCCGGGGCGTACGCCAGCGACATCTGCCTGGTCAACTGGCCGATGATCGACTACTTCGAGTCGCCGGTGATCGACGTGCCCGACCCGGCGCACCACCTCGCCGCCGCCCGGGAGCTGTCCCGCAGCGTGCTCTACTGGCTGCAGACCGAGGCACCCCGCCCCGACGGCGGCACCGGCTTCCCCGGGCTGCGGCTGCGCGGCGACGTCACCGGCGGCACCGACGGCCTCGCCCAGGCCCCCTACATCCGGGAGTCCCGCCGGATCCGGGCCGAGTACACCGTCGTCGAACAGGATCTGTCGCTGGCGGTACGTGGCGACAAGGGCGCGGTGCGCTACCCCGACCCGGTCGGTGTCGGCATGTACCGCATCGACCTGCACCCCTCCACCGGCGGTGACAACTACGTCGACGTCGCCGCGTGTCCCTTCGAGATCCCGCTCGGCGCGCTGCTCCCGCAGCGGATGCGCAACCTGCTACCGGCCGGCAAGAACATCGGCACCACGCACATCACCAACGGCGCGTACCGGCTGCACCCGGTCGAGTGGAACGTCGGCGAGGTCGCCGGCGCCCTCGCCGCGTACTGCCTGGACCGGCGGGTCGAGCCCCACACGGTGCGCGCCGACACCGACCTGCTCGCCGACTTCTCCGCCCAGCTGGACGCCGCCGGTGTCGAACGGCGCTGGCCGGACGTG